In Kutzneria kofuensis, the DNA window GTTCGGGTCGAGGCCGGCGAGCAACTTGGCGGGGCTCTCGCCGTCCGGCCATTCGACGTGGGAGGCGGTCGCCGCCCGGTGCAGTCCCGACACGGCATCGACGTCGGCGGACGGGAGGGTACGGAGCACTCCGATCCGAGCATCAATCATGATCTTGGCCGCGCACATGCCCGTGAGCAGGGAGATCTCGGCGTTCCAGGCCTCGATGTCAGACCTCAGCCTTACCCTGAGGGTCCATTCGCCGTCGTCGGCAGGACTGACCTGTTGCTCGGGCAGCTGAAGCTCGACGGCACCCCGTTCCGCCGCCATGGCACGCCGCAGGCGACCGACCTCGGGAAGGAGCGCGACCGACGGGTGGGGAGTCCCCGCAGCCAGGCTGGCCTGCACGGACTCGTAGTCGAGCCGGGCGACCGACCGCACGAGCGCTCGCCGCACGACAACGCCCTCGGGGTTGCCATCCCGGTCGAGGTCGATCGTCCACAGCACCGACGGGCGAACCTGGTCGGGCAGCAGGCTCGCCGCTCCCTCGGACAACACGGGCGGATGCAGGGGGACGGTGCCGTCAGGTAGGTAGTGCGTCTGGCCCCGCCGCTTCACCTCCTGGTCGAGGGCGCCGCTGGGAGGCACGAACCCGCCCAGGTCGGCAATGGCGTAGTGGACGCGGTAGCCGCGCCGCCGGCGTTGGATCAGGACGGCCTGGTCGAGGTCCTTGGAGCCGGGTGGATCGATCGTGACCAGGGGTAACGGGGTGGCATCGAGGCGCGGGCCGCCTCGGACGTCGTCCAGTGCCTGCTCGGCCTCGACCAGTGCGGCTGCCGGGAAATCCTCACGCAGCCCGAACTCGCTCCGGATCGGAGCGAAGTCCCGCCCGGCGCCACTGGTTGTGAACGTCCTGGACACCACACCGGAAACCTTAGACAACAAAATACGGGTACGTCGTTTTCACAACGCCACAACGTCGCGTCGTCGAACCGGCGTGGTGTGGATCACCAGGACGGCTTCTCCGGCGCCGACGGGTATCGGTAGTGGTCCTGCGGACCGAAGCCACCGGGTGGCGTCGTCGGTCCGGGCTGGGCGGGGAAACCGCCGGGCGGCGTGGGCTGCTGGGACACGCCGGCGGGCTCGACGCGTTCATGGCGATTGTTCGGGATCGGATCGAGCACTGACACCAGCGCCGTGGTCTGTTCGGGGTTCTCGACCTGGGCGCCGTTGCGGCTGCGGTAGACGATCTCGCCGTCGGAGTCGATCTCCATGAGGTAGCCGGCCTCGGCCAGCTGCTCCTCGTCGAGGTCGATGAGCCGCTCGTAGCGGGACGGCACGACCCGGTAGACGGGCCACTGCAGGTGGGCATACGCCTGGTGGAACTGGGCCAACAGGGCCGCGAACTGCTGTTGCCAGGGCAGCGGCATGGATTCGGCCAAGGAACGTGGCAGCACGGCGTAACCCGCGTCGACGCCTTGGTTGGTCGCGTTCAGGTAGTCACGCAGCGGCGTGCTCGACGCGGGTCGACCGGCCGGCCGCGGGATGGGCTCGGGCGTGAATTTCATGACGCCTCCTGCTACACACCGGGCCGTACGGCCTGGGGGACGACCTCTGCCTCGGTGAAGCTGAACGGCCTGATGTGGATCGGGATGCCGAAGTCCTGCGCCTCGATGATCTTGTGGTCGCCGAGGTACATGGCCACGTGGTGGATGGTGGCCGGGTTGCTCTTGTCGGTGGCGAGGAAGACCAGGTCGCCGGGCTGCGCCTGCTCGACCGGCAGCATCGAGCCGGCGTGGTACTGGTCGGCGGCGACGCGCGGCAGCTGGATCCCCGCCGCGAGGTAGGCCTGCTGCACCAGGCCGGAGCAGTCGTAGCCGACCGGACCGTTGCCGCCCCAGATGTAGGGCTTGCCGAGCTGCTGCTGGGCGTACGCGATGGCCTTCGCCGCGGCCTGGTTCGCGGGCAGGATGGCGCTGACGGCCTGCTGCCCGCAGCCGCTCGGGTCGACGATGTCGCCGACGGTCTTGATCAGGTCGGCGGCCATCGCCTCCCACTTGTCGTAGGCGCCGGGAAAGGCGGAGCGCTCGACGGCCTGCGCCGCGTCGCCGGGCCGCATCTGCTGCCAGTTGGGGATCTTGGTCAGCACGTCGTAGAACTTGTTGATGGCGTAGCTGGGGTCGAGCAGCTGAGCCTCGGTGCCCCACCCCATGGTGAACCGCATCTGGAAGATGCCGCGGGAGTCGGGACCGGCGACGTCGCCGTGCGTGACGTTGGTGAGGCTGGACTCCTGCATGCCAGCCTGGATGGCGACCTGCCAGGCCAGCGGCGGCAGCTGCCGTTGCTTGCCGATCTGGATGATCTGGGTGGCGATGCCACGCTGGTCGGTGCTCAGTCGCTTGGCCTGGCCCTCGCCGGCCGCGGCGTCACCGGTGGCGTCGGCCCATGGCCCGATGGCGGCGTTGCAGTTGGCCATGCGGAACAGGCTCAGCGCCTGTTGCTGCGTGTTGACCACGGACGACACCGTCACGGTGACCAGGAACAGCGTGCACACCAGGCCGACCGCGACGCCGACGATGATCCAGACCTTCATGTCAGCTGGCCTTGTCGTACTTGGAGACCCGCCACCCCTGGTTCGGGGTGGTGATCACCGTGACCTGGATCGTGCCGCCGTCCGTGGACACGTCGGCGACCACCGAGCTGGTGGTCGAGTCGACGGACACGGCGGCGCCGGTGACCTTGCTGGCCGGCACGTTGGCCGGATCCACCGAGGCCATCTGCGGCAGGAACTCGTCGGTCGTGTACGGCTTGAGCTGCTCCAACCACTGTGAGTTGGTGATGCCGACGGGGTGGTTGACCCACGCCTTCACCCACTTCAACGCCACGTCGAGGGCTTGGGGAGACGGTGGCGCGGGTGTCGGGCTGAGCAGCGGCGAGGTGAGCCTGGTCTGCGGCGACGTGGTCGTCTCGCTCGTCGACTGCCCCGACGAGCCGGTCGAACCGGCGGTGTCGGAGGTCGTGTTGCCGGTCGGCTGCGCGGAACCGGTGGGGGTGGCCCGCGGGATGACCATGGCCACGATGATGCCGAGCGCGACGATGATGATCACGAATGTGATCAGGTGCCGCGGCGAGCGCAGCGGCCAGCCCCACAGCTTGCGATAGACCGCGGACCGGCCCCGGTTGGTGCGGATCGGCATCGGTTACCCCCTCTCGACCCTGCCGTGCGGCGGTCCGTCGGACTCGGCGACTTCGAGTCCTCGTGACGGGCGGTAGATCATGTGCACCGGTCGCCCGGCGATGACCTCCACCTCGGCCCGGCGCGGCTCGGCCTGCGGCCGCTGCCCACTGATCACCTGTGACGGCACGATCACGGCGTCCTCGCCACGCCGTTCCCAACTCCGGTCGACAACCGGCGGCGTGTCGATGGCCCGCGACGAGCCGGCAAGTGCCATCGGCCCGCTGACCCCGCCGCCACCCGACGGCAGCGCGGGTGCGCCGCCGACACCTGCCTGCAACGCTCGCGTGTTGCCCGCGGTGAGTTCGGTGCCGTTGACGTCGAGACGCTGCGCGGTGGCCAGCACGGGGTTCGCCGCCTCGGGCCGGTACCGGCGACCACTCCGCTGAGCTGCGGCGATCTCGGGCGGCAGATGCTCACCGTCACGGACGTGCTCCCAGAAGGCGTCTTGCGCGGACGTGTCTCCGGCCTTGCGCCCCCGCATCCGAGCCCACAGCCCACCACCCGCGCCGACCAGGTTCGACCCCATCGCACCGACCGACAACTGCACCATCTGCAGCATCCGTCGCCCCGGCTTGCCGATCATGAAGAAAGCGACCGTGACCAGCCCGGCAAGCAAAATCTGCGCCAGCAGAGGC includes these proteins:
- a CDS encoding RNB domain-containing ribonuclease, with amino-acid sequence MSRTFTTSGAGRDFAPIRSEFGLREDFPAAALVEAEQALDDVRGGPRLDATPLPLVTIDPPGSKDLDQAVLIQRRRRGYRVHYAIADLGGFVPPSGALDQEVKRRGQTHYLPDGTVPLHPPVLSEGAASLLPDQVRPSVLWTIDLDRDGNPEGVVVRRALVRSVARLDYESVQASLAAGTPHPSVALLPEVGRLRRAMAAERGAVELQLPEQQVSPADDGEWTLRVRLRSDIEAWNAEISLLTGMCAAKIMIDARIGVLRTLPSADVDAVSGLHRAATASHVEWPDGESPAKLLAGLDPNRPESLAMYVAATRLLRGAGYTAFDGDDPAVTSHAGVGAPYAHVTAPLRRLVDRFATECCLAVVGGAEVPAWVRAALPELPHLMSVSDALAAKVERACLDQVEAWVLAGSVGDVFDAVVLRSEANSGEVFVAEPPVMAKCSGAELPEGERIKVRLVEADTTRRKVSFERFFGEEDRD
- a CDS encoding C40 family peptidase, translating into MKVWIIVGVAVGLVCTLFLVTVTVSSVVNTQQQALSLFRMANCNAAIGPWADATGDAAAGEGQAKRLSTDQRGIATQIIQIGKQRQLPPLAWQVAIQAGMQESSLTNVTHGDVAGPDSRGIFQMRFTMGWGTEAQLLDPSYAINKFYDVLTKIPNWQQMRPGDAAQAVERSAFPGAYDKWEAMAADLIKTVGDIVDPSGCGQQAVSAILPANQAAAKAIAYAQQQLGKPYIWGGNGPVGYDCSGLVQQAYLAAGIQLPRVAADQYHAGSMLPVEQAQPGDLVFLATDKSNPATIHHVAMYLGDHKIIEAQDFGIPIHIRPFSFTEAEVVPQAVRPGV